AGTTCGGCCACATCGCGCTGGATCTGGTCGGCCACCCGGAAGCTGCGGTTGGGGAGACTGCGTTTGTGTCGCATGAATGTGCTCCTGCCAGGTCGGGCCGCTCAAGCAAAAACCCCGCCGGGTTCGGCGGGGTCGTGCTGCGAGCAGCGCCACCCGTTTTACAAGGTGCGTGCCACTTCCTTGATCTCGAAGACCTCGAGCTGGTCGCCTTCCTTGATGTCGGTGTAGTTCTTGAGCTTGATACCGCACTCGAAGCCTTCCTTGACCTCGCGCACGTCGTCCTTCTCGCGGCGGACCGACTCGATGTCGCCCGTGTAGATCACGATGTTGTCGCGCAGCAGGCGGAACTTGGCGTTGCGGCGCACCACACCGGAGGTGACCATCGAGCCGGCGATCGTGCCGATCTTGGACGCCACGAACACCACGCGGATCTCGGCCATGCCGATGATCTCTTCCTTCTGCTCCGGGGCCAGCATGCCGGCCATCGCCGCCTTCACCTCGTCCACCGCGTCATAGATGACGTTGTAGTAACGGATGTCCACGCCATTGCCATCGGCCACCTTGCGGGCGTTGGCGTCCGCACGGGTGTTGAAGCCGATGATGACGGCCTTGGAGGCGATCGCCAGGTTGACGTCCGACTCGCTGATGCCGCCCACGGCCGCGTGCACCACCTGCACCCGCACCTCGTCGGTCGAGAGCTTGAGCAGCGAGGCCACCAGGGCTTCCTGCGAACCTTGCACGTCGGCCTTGACGATCAACGGCAGCACCTGGGCCTGGCCTTCGCCCATGTTCTCGAACATGGACTCCAGCTTGGCCGCCTGCTGCTTGGCCAGCTTGACGTCGCGGTACTTGCCCTGACGGAAGGTGGCGATTTCGCGGGCCCGGCGTTCGTCGGCCAGCACCATGAAGTCGTCACCGGCGGCGGGCACCTCGGTCAGGCCCTGGATCTCCACCGGAATGGAGGGACCGGCCTCGAGCGTGTTCTTGCCATCCTCGTCCAGCATGGCGCGCACGCGGCCATAGCTGGCGCCGGCCAGCACCACGTCACCACGCTTGAGCGTGCCGGACTGCACCAGCACCGTGGCCACCGGGCCGCGGCCCTTGTCCAGGCGGGCTTCGATCACGATGCCCTTGGCCATCGCATCCACCGGTGCCTTCAGTTCCAGCACTTCGGCCTGCAGCAGCACCTGCTCCAGCAACTCGTCGATGCCCTGACCAGTCTTGGAGGAGACGCCGACGAAGGGGCTGTCGCCACCGAAGTCTTCCGGCACCACCTCTTCGGCCACCAGCTCGCTCTTGAGGCGGTCCGGGTTGGCTTCGGGCTTGTCGATCTTGGTCATCGCAACCACGATGGGCACACCGGCCGCCTTGGCGTGGCTGATGGCTTCCTTGGTCTGCGGCATGACGCCGTCGTCGGCCGCCACCACCAGGATGACGATGTCGGTGGCCTTGGCACCACGAGCCCGCATGGCCGTGAAGGCCTCGTGACCCGGGGTGTCCAGGAAGGTGACCATGCCGCGCGGGGTTTCCACGTGGTAGGCACCAATGTGCTGCGTGATGCCGCCGGCCTCGCCCGCGGCCACCCGGCTGCGGCGGATGTAGTCCAGCAGCGAGGTCTTGCCGTGGTCGACGTGACCCATGACGGTCACCACCGGCGCACGCGGCAGGGCGTCGCCACCGGCGGCGGCCTCTTCCTCCTCGGAGAAGGCTTCCGGATCGTCCAGCTTGGCGGCCAGCGCCTTGTGGCCCATTTCCTCGACCACGATCATGGCCGTTTCCTGGTCCAGCTGCTGGTTGATGGTGACCATCTGGCCCAGCAGCATCATCTTCTTGATGACTTCGCTGGCCTTGACCGACATCTTGTGGGCCAGATCGGCCACCGAGATGGTTTCGGGCACGTGCACTTCCTGCACCACCGGCTCGGTCGGCGCCTGGAAGGTGCTGGCGCGCTCGTCACGCCCATCACCGCGGCGACCACCGCGCGGCGCACGCCAGCCCGGCCGGTTGCTCGACAGGTCGGTGCGCGGCTTGCCCGGGGCGCCCCGCTTCTTGGCGTCGTCCGCCCAGCTGGAGGACAGCTTCTCGGACTTGACCGACTTCTTGTCGCCCGGCTTGGCCGCGGACGGCGCGGCAGCGGCCGGCGCGGGCGCGCCCGGCTTGGCCGCCGACTTGTGGATGGTGCCCTTGATGCCTTCCTTGCTGGCCTCGGCCGGCTTGGGTTCTTCCGGCTTCTTGGCCACCATGACCTTGGACTTGCGGGCCATCATGTCGCGGATGGCGGCCGCCTCGGCCTCGGCACGCTTGCGGCGCTCGGCCAGATCGGCCAGGCGCTTGGCTTCCTCGGCGTCCTGGCCGGCCGAGGCCTTGACCACGCGCAGGGCGGGCTTGGGGGCCGGCGCAGGCTCGGGGGCAGCCACAGGGGCGGCAGCCACCGGGGCCACCGGTGCAGGTGCTGCCTCGGCGCTGGCCTGGGTCGCGGCGGCTTCGGCTGCAGCCTTGGCCTGGGCCGCGGCAGCGGCTTCGGCAGCAGCCTTGGCCTCGGCTTCGGCGGCGGCCTTGGCTGCAGCGGCTTCGGCGGCGGCCTTGGCTGCAGCCTCGCGCTCCAGGCGCTCCTGCTCCTCGCGTTGACGGCGCTTCTCAGCCAGTTCCTCTTCCTGCTGACGGATCAGCTCGGCCTGGTGGCGGGCCTCTTCCTCGCGGCGAGCGAGTTCGGCCTCCTCCGCGGCGGCGGCATCCTCGGCGCTGGAACCGCCAGGGATGTCGTCACGCTTGATGAACGTGCGCTTCTTGCGCACCTCCACCTGGATGGTGCGCGCCTTGCCGCTCGCATCGGCCTGCTTGATCTCGCTGGTCGACTTGCGGGTCAGGGTGATCTTCTTGCGGTCGCCGCCAGAGCTCATGCCGTGCGCGCTGCGCAGGTGCTCGAGCAGGCGCTCCTTGTCCGACTCGGTGAGCGAGTCTTCGGGCGAGTTCTTGGCGACGCCGGCCGACTTCAGCTGCTCTAGCAGCGTCGCGGCGGGCCTGCTCAGCTCCGCGGCGAGTTGGGCGACGGTGGTCACTGCCATTCTGGGATTCCTTGTCTGGGTACCGTGTGCGTGGATGCTCGTGTGGGGACGCTGGAGGTTCAGGCGTTGAACCAGTGCTCACGGGCCTTCATGATCAGCGCCTTGGCCTCGACATCATCGACGCCGGTCATCTCGACCAGTTCGTCGACGGCCAGGTCTGCCAGGTCGTCACGGGAATTCACTCCCCCGGCGGCCAGCTTGGCGATCAGATCAGGGTTCAGCCCCTCCAGGTCGCGCAGGTCCTGGGACACGCCGCCCACGCCCTCCTCGCGCACGATTTCCATGGTGAGCAGCGCATCCTTGGCCCGGTTGCGCAGCTCGGTGACGGTGTCTTCGTCGAAGCCTTCGATTTCCAGCATTTCCTGCAGCGGCACGTAGGCCACCTCTTCCAGGCTGGTGAAACCTTCGGCGATCAGGATGTCGGCGACTTCCTCGTCCACATCCAGCTTATCGACGAACAGGCGGCGCACGACGTCGGATTCCTGCGCCTGCTTGGCCGCCGATTCCTCGGCCGTCATGATGTTGATGCGCCAGCCGGTCAGCTCGGAGGCCAGACGCACGTTCTGGCCGCCACGGCCGATGGCGATCGCCAGGTTCTCCTCGTCGACCACCACGTCCATCGCGTGCTTCTCTTCGTCCACGACGATGGATTGCACATTGGCCGGGGCCAGGGCGCCGATCACGAACTGGGCCGGATCCTCCGACCACAGCACGATGTCCACGCGTTCGCCGGCCAGCTCGTTGGTCACGGCCGTGACGCGGGAGCCGCGCACGCCGACACAGGTGCCGATCGGATCGACCCGCTTGTCGTGCGAGACGACGGCGATCTTGGCGCGGCTGCCCGGGTCGCGGGCGCAGCTCTTGATCTCCAGCAGACCCTGCTCGATCTCGGGCACCTCCTGGGCGAACAGCTCGACCATGAAACCCGGGGCGGAGCGCGAGAGCATGATCTGCGGGCCGCGGGCGGTGGGATCGACGCCGGCGATGAACGCACGCACGCGGTCGCCGGTGCGCAGGTTCTCCTTCGGGATCATCTCGTTGCGCTTGAGGCGGCCTTCGACACGGCCGGACTCGACGATGATGTCGCCCTTGTCCAGACGCTTGACCGTGCCCACGAAGATCTTCTCGCCACGGGCCAGGAAATCGTTGAGCAGTTGCTCGCGCTCGGCGTCACGGATCTTTTGCAGGATGACCTGCTTGGCGGCCTGCGCGCCAATGCGGCCGATGGGCACCGACTCGATCGGCTCCTCGATGTAGTCGTCGACCTCGATGTCGCCGATCTGCTCCTTGGCCTCGAACAGCAGGATCTCCGCATCGGGAATCTGCAGGCCGGCCTCATCGGGCACCACATGCCAACGACGGAAGGTCTCGTACTCGCCGGTATCGCGGTCGATGGCCACGCGGATATCGACCTCGCCGCCGTGCAGCTTCTTGGTGGCAGAGGCCAGCGCCAGTTCAACCGCGCCGAACACCACCTCGCGGTCCACGCCCTTCTCGCGCGAGATCGCATCCACCAACATCAGCATTTCGCGGTTCATTCTTCTTGACCTCCATCGGTTGTCTCTTCGCCCGCATCGCCCGGGGTTGAGGGCTCGGCGGCGGGGGCAGCCTTGTTGCGGCGACCCTTGAAATCCAGCACCGGCACCAGCCGTGCTTCACGCACCTCGTCCAGACTGAAATCCAGGACCTGGTCGACCTTGCCGTCGTGGAACACCAGCTGCCAGCCCTCGCCCGCATCGGCGGCCTGCAGCAAGCCTTCGTATTTCTTGCGCCCCTGGAAAGGCAGTTTGAGGGTGATCTGCACCTGCTGCCCCGCAAAGCGGACGTAGTGCTCGGCGGTCTTGAGCGGACGGTCCAACCCCGGCGAGGACACCTCGAGCCGGGCATAGTCGACATTCTCGACCTCCAGCACGTACTGCAGCTGGCGGGTCACCGCCTCGCAGTCCTCGACCGTCACGAACTCCTGCCCGCCTGTGGGGTAGGTCTTGCCGGGCACACGGTCGATATAGACGCGCAACAACCCGCCGGCCGATCTCTCGACATCGACGAGTTCATAACCCAAACCTGTCACCGTCTTCTCGACGGCCTGGCTCCAGCTCATCAGGGTGCGAATACCTTTCCAGCTTCAGTAGCGCTTCAGTGGCGTTTCAACGCCAAAACACCAGCGCAAAAAAAATGGGCAGAGATGAATCCGCCCACTTCCTCTAGCTATCGGCATTCTAGCGAAGTTCGAATTATAGCCAGCCCACTTCGTCACAGCAAGTTGCTCATGTCAAAATCGCGCTGGACCACAACACTCCGGAGACCGCATGGGATTCCTCGCCGGCAAGCGCCTGCTCATCACGGGCCTGCTTTCGAACCGCTCCATCGCCTACGGCATCGCCAAGGCCTGCCATCGCGAAGGCGCCGAACTGGCTTTCAGCTACGTCGGCGAACGCTTCAAAGACCGCATCACTGAATTCGCCGCCGAATTCGACTCCAAGCTGGTGTTCGAATGCGACGTGGGCGACGACGCCGCCATCGAGCGCCTCTTCGTCGAGCTCAAGACCGCCTGGCCCGAAGGCTTCGACGGTTTCGTGCACTCGATCGGCTTCGCCCCGCGTGAAGCCATCGCAGGCGACTTCCTCGACGGCCTGTCGCGCGAAGGCTTCCGCATCGCGCACGACATCTCGGCCTACAGCTTCCCGGCCATGGCCAAGGCAGCCCTGCCCTCACTGCGCGACAACGCCTCGCTGGTGACCCTGTCCTACCTGGGCGCCATGCGCTATGTGCCGGCCTACAACACCATGGGTCTGGCCAAGGCCTCGCTGGAAGCCAGCGTGCGCTACCTGGCCGCCAGCCTGGGCCCCAAGGGCATCCGGGTCAACGGCATCTCGGCCGGCCCGATCAAGACCCTGGCGGCCTCGGGCATCAAGGGCTTCGGCAAATTGCTGGACATCTTCTCGCGCAACGCCCCGCTGCGCCGCAACGTGACGATCGAGGATGTCGGCAATGTGGCCGCCTTCCTGCTGTCGGATCTGGCGGCCGGCATGACCAGCGAGATCACCTACGTGGACGGCGGCTTCAGCCACGTCATGGTGGGCGGCATGCCCGAGGACGAAGCCTGAGCGGCCCCACCCCCATGCCTTGAAGAGGCCCTCGCCGCGGCGAGGGCTTTTTTTCGCCCCTGCGGATCAGTCTCGCACGCAGTCGACGAAGTAGCGCTTGGGCCCGCCCGGCACCTCCTCCTCAGACACCAGGCCGTGCACATCTGCCCCGAAGCCCGGGAACTGGGCGTTGAACTCGCGGGTGAAGCGCAGGTAGTCCACCACCTTGCGATCGAAGCGCTCGCCCGGAATGACCAGGGGAATGCCCGGCGGATAGGGCGTGAGCAGCGCCGTGGTGACCCGGCCTTCCAGGTCGTCGATCTCCACCCGTTCGGTCTTGCGGTGCGCGATGTGCGCGTAGGCATCGCTGGGCTTCATCGCCGGCTCCAGCTCCGACAGGTAGACCTCGGTGGTCAGGCGGGCAATGTCGCCCTTGGCATAAGCCTCGTGCACGCTCTGACAGAGGTCGCGCAAGCCCATGCGCTCGTAGCGCGGGAAGGCCTGACAGAACTCCGGCATCACGCGCCACAGCGGCTGGTTGCGGTCGTAGTCGTCCTTGAACTGCTGCAGCGCGGTCAGCAGCGTGTTCCAGCGGCCCTTGGTGATGCCGATGGTGAACATGATGAAGAAGGAGTACAGCCCCGTCTTCTCGACCACCACGCCGTGCTCGGCCAGGAACTTGGTGACGATGGACGCCGGGATGCCCGTGGCCGCGAACTCGCCGGACACGTTCAAGCCCGGGGTGATGATGGTGGACTTGATCGGGTCCAGCATGTTGAAGCCATCGGCCAGGTTGCCGAAGCCATGCCAGGTCTCGTTGGCCTTGAGCACCCAGTCGTCCTGGCGGCCAATGCCCTCGTCGGCCAGGCGATCCGG
This sequence is a window from Ideonella dechloratans. Protein-coding genes within it:
- the infB gene encoding translation initiation factor IF-2, giving the protein MAVTTVAQLAAELSRPAATLLEQLKSAGVAKNSPEDSLTESDKERLLEHLRSAHGMSSGGDRKKITLTRKSTSEIKQADASGKARTIQVEVRKKRTFIKRDDIPGGSSAEDAAAAEEAELARREEEARHQAELIRQQEEELAEKRRQREEQERLEREAAAKAAAEAAAAKAAAEAEAKAAAEAAAAAQAKAAAEAAATQASAEAAPAPVAPVAAAPVAAPEPAPAPKPALRVVKASAGQDAEEAKRLADLAERRKRAEAEAAAIRDMMARKSKVMVAKKPEEPKPAEASKEGIKGTIHKSAAKPGAPAPAAAAPSAAKPGDKKSVKSEKLSSSWADDAKKRGAPGKPRTDLSSNRPGWRAPRGGRRGDGRDERASTFQAPTEPVVQEVHVPETISVADLAHKMSVKASEVIKKMMLLGQMVTINQQLDQETAMIVVEEMGHKALAAKLDDPEAFSEEEEAAAGGDALPRAPVVTVMGHVDHGKTSLLDYIRRSRVAAGEAGGITQHIGAYHVETPRGMVTFLDTPGHEAFTAMRARGAKATDIVILVVAADDGVMPQTKEAISHAKAAGVPIVVAMTKIDKPEANPDRLKSELVAEEVVPEDFGGDSPFVGVSSKTGQGIDELLEQVLLQAEVLELKAPVDAMAKGIVIEARLDKGRGPVATVLVQSGTLKRGDVVLAGASYGRVRAMLDEDGKNTLEAGPSIPVEIQGLTEVPAAGDDFMVLADERRAREIATFRQGKYRDVKLAKQQAAKLESMFENMGEGQAQVLPLIVKADVQGSQEALVASLLKLSTDEVRVQVVHAAVGGISESDVNLAIASKAVIIGFNTRADANARKVADGNGVDIRYYNVIYDAVDEVKAAMAGMLAPEQKEEIIGMAEIRVVFVASKIGTIAGSMVTSGVVRRNAKFRLLRDNIVIYTGDIESVRREKDDVREVKEGFECGIKLKNYTDIKEGDQLEVFEIKEVARTL
- the nusA gene encoding transcription termination factor NusA; amino-acid sequence: MNREMLMLVDAISREKGVDREVVFGAVELALASATKKLHGGEVDIRVAIDRDTGEYETFRRWHVVPDEAGLQIPDAEILLFEAKEQIGDIEVDDYIEEPIESVPIGRIGAQAAKQVILQKIRDAEREQLLNDFLARGEKIFVGTVKRLDKGDIIVESGRVEGRLKRNEMIPKENLRTGDRVRAFIAGVDPTARGPQIMLSRSAPGFMVELFAQEVPEIEQGLLEIKSCARDPGSRAKIAVVSHDKRVDPIGTCVGVRGSRVTAVTNELAGERVDIVLWSEDPAQFVIGALAPANVQSIVVDEEKHAMDVVVDEENLAIAIGRGGQNVRLASELTGWRINIMTAEESAAKQAQESDVVRRLFVDKLDVDEEVADILIAEGFTSLEEVAYVPLQEMLEIEGFDEDTVTELRNRAKDALLTMEIVREEGVGGVSQDLRDLEGLNPDLIAKLAAGGVNSRDDLADLAVDELVEMTGVDDVEAKALIMKAREHWFNA
- the rimP gene encoding ribosome maturation factor RimP, which encodes MSWSQAVEKTVTGLGYELVDVERSAGGLLRVYIDRVPGKTYPTGGQEFVTVEDCEAVTRQLQYVLEVENVDYARLEVSSPGLDRPLKTAEHYVRFAGQQVQITLKLPFQGRKKYEGLLQAADAGEGWQLVFHDGKVDQVLDFSLDEVREARLVPVLDFKGRRNKAAPAAEPSTPGDAGEETTDGGQEE
- the fabI gene encoding enoyl-ACP reductase FabI, translated to MGFLAGKRLLITGLLSNRSIAYGIAKACHREGAELAFSYVGERFKDRITEFAAEFDSKLVFECDVGDDAAIERLFVELKTAWPEGFDGFVHSIGFAPREAIAGDFLDGLSREGFRIAHDISAYSFPAMAKAALPSLRDNASLVTLSYLGAMRYVPAYNTMGLAKASLEASVRYLAASLGPKGIRVNGISAGPIKTLAASGIKGFGKLLDIFSRNAPLRRNVTIEDVGNVAAFLLSDLAAGMTSEITYVDGGFSHVMVGGMPEDEA